In the genome of Pseudomonas putida, one region contains:
- a CDS encoding MucB/RseB C-terminal domain-containing protein codes for MRALPLLTLLFGSCMMVPALAANSSPEASEWLNKLAQAEREQSYQGSFVYERNGSFSSHDIWHRVQDGKVSERLLQLDGATQEIVRVDGKVQCVSGALVSRVGAPPDSAPRVLDPLKLMSWYDLSVAGKSRVAGRDAVIVTLTPRDQHRYAFELHLDRRTGLPLRSLMLNDKGQLLERFQMTRLDTDDVPTDDDLLASASCKPVERVTAASTEAASGWRSDWLPPGFELINSSVRRDPVRDSMVSSLMYDDGLARFSVFLEPVSDDAGPDTRAQLGPTVAVSRRLNTPKGKVMVTVVGEIPLGTAERVALSMRAQDAQARQ; via the coding sequence ATGCGCGCGCTACCTCTCCTGACGCTGCTATTTGGCAGTTGCATGATGGTGCCAGCGTTGGCGGCCAACTCCTCGCCCGAGGCGAGTGAGTGGCTGAACAAGCTGGCGCAGGCCGAGCGAGAACAGAGTTACCAGGGGTCTTTCGTCTACGAACGCAATGGCAGCTTCTCCTCCCACGATATCTGGCACCGCGTCCAGGATGGCAAGGTCAGCGAGCGCTTGTTGCAGCTCGATGGCGCGACCCAGGAAATCGTGCGCGTCGATGGCAAGGTCCAATGCGTCAGCGGCGCCCTGGTCAGCCGCGTAGGCGCCCCACCGGACTCCGCACCGCGTGTGCTCGATCCTCTCAAACTGATGAGCTGGTACGATTTGAGCGTTGCGGGCAAGTCCCGGGTCGCCGGGCGCGACGCCGTGATCGTGACGCTCACTCCGCGGGACCAGCACCGCTATGCCTTCGAACTGCACCTGGATCGCCGCACTGGTTTGCCCTTGCGCTCTTTGATGCTCAACGACAAAGGCCAGTTGCTCGAGCGCTTCCAGATGACCCGTCTGGATACCGATGACGTGCCCACCGACGATGACCTGCTCGCCAGTGCTTCGTGCAAGCCGGTCGAGCGAGTCACTGCCGCGAGCACCGAAGCCGCCTCTGGCTGGCGTTCGGATTGGTTGCCGCCGGGTTTCGAGCTGATCAACAGCTCCGTGCGCCGCGATCCGGTGCGTGACAGCATGGTCAGCAGTCTCATGTACGACGATGGCTTGGCACGCTTCTCGGTGTTTCTGGAACCGGTCAGCGACGATGCGGGGCCCGACACCCGCGCGCAGTTGGGGCCAACAGTCGCCGTATCACGCCGTCTCAATACGCCCAAAGGTAAGGTCATGGTCACCGTGGTTGGCGAGATCCCCCTGGGGACTGCCGAGCGTGTCGCCCTGTCCATGCGGGCCCAGGATGCCCAGGCACGCCAGTGA
- the rpoE gene encoding RNA polymerase sigma factor RpoE: MLTQEEDQQLVERVQRGDRRAFDLLVLKYQHKILGLIVRFVHDTHEAQDVAQEAFIKAYRALGNFRGDSAFYTWLYRIAINTAKNYLVSRGRRPPDSDVSSEDAEFYDGDHGLKDLESPERALLRDEIEGTVHRTIQQLPEDLRTALTLREFDGLSYEDIASVMQCPVGTVRSRIFRAREAIDKALQPLLQET, translated from the coding sequence ATGCTAACCCAGGAAGAGGATCAGCAGCTTGTCGAGCGTGTGCAGCGCGGCGACAGGCGAGCGTTCGATCTGTTGGTGCTGAAGTATCAGCACAAGATTCTCGGGTTGATCGTGCGGTTCGTCCACGACACCCACGAGGCCCAGGATGTGGCGCAGGAGGCTTTCATCAAGGCCTACCGGGCGCTGGGAAATTTTCGCGGTGACAGTGCTTTCTATACCTGGCTGTACCGCATCGCCATCAACACGGCGAAGAACTATCTGGTGTCCCGCGGAAGGCGTCCACCAGACAGTGATGTGAGCTCCGAGGATGCGGAGTTTTACGACGGCGATCATGGCCTCAAGGATCTCGAGTCTCCAGAGCGCGCGTTGTTGCGGGATGAAATCGAAGGCACTGTCCATCGCACCATCCAGCAACTGCCCGAGGACCTGCGCACGGCATTGACCCTACGTGAGTTCGACGGACTGAGTTACGAAGACATTGCCAGTGTCATGCAATGTCCGGTAGGTACCGTGCGCTCTCGAATTTTCCGCGCTCGGGAGGCCATTGATAAAGCCCTGCAGCCTCTGTTGCAGGAAACCTGA
- a CDS encoding sigma-E factor negative regulatory protein, with protein MSREALQESLSAVMDNEADELELRRVLNAVDDPETRATWSRYQVARAAMHNELVLPKLDIASAVSAALADEAVPAKVKQGPWRTIGRLAVAASVTVAVLAGVRLYNQDEITGAELAAQQPAQQGLSVPQAQGPAVLAGYSESSEQPTGPMANGVLQNQAGWDQRLPGYLRQHAQESALKGTETALPYARAASLENR; from the coding sequence ATGAGTCGTGAAGCTTTGCAGGAATCGCTGTCCGCGGTAATGGATAACGAAGCGGACGAACTTGAACTGCGTCGCGTGTTGAACGCCGTCGACGATCCTGAAACCCGTGCCACCTGGTCCCGCTATCAGGTCGCGCGTGCAGCGATGCACAACGAACTGGTACTGCCGAAACTCGATATCGCCTCGGCGGTGTCCGCAGCTTTGGCCGACGAGGCCGTGCCTGCCAAGGTCAAGCAAGGCCCATGGCGCACCATTGGGCGCCTGGCCGTAGCCGCCTCGGTGACCGTCGCCGTATTGGCTGGCGTGCGCCTGTACAACCAGGATGAGATCACCGGTGCCGAGCTCGCTGCCCAACAACCTGCCCAGCAAGGTCTGAGCGTGCCGCAAGCACAGGGCCCGGCCGTTTTGGCAGGCTATAGTGAGAGCAGTGAGCAACCGACCGGGCCGATGGCCAACGGCGTGCTGCAGAATCAGGCCGGCTGGGATCAGCGTTTGCCAGGGTATCTGCGCCAGCATGCCCAGGAATCTGCGCTCAAGGGTACCGAGACCGCTCTGCCCTACGCACGCGCCGCCAGCCTGGAAAACCGTTAA